AAAACTACTAGGACAATCCGACTACGAAACAGGTGACGAAGGCAAAGATAGGTATATTCACGAGAATTTTTTTTAGCAATGGAAACgagaaataaaataagatttaaaattgtttaaaaaatactttaattaaatttaaccaCGTTATTATTGTCTATCACATTAAAGGCACGTTTGTATGTCTCGCTTCACATAACATGTTTTACAAATGACTTCGCAACAccacttaaactgacaattgcaATTTTCAGCCTCCTTGATAGATGTTTGTATGTAACCTCTCCTACAGCAGAGTTGATCGCAACTATCAGTTCCTGCAGAGCTTATATTGCACTGGCGTCCTTCAGTACCAAGAGATCCAGTCTTCATGTTAGGACTGCAGAAATCAGGCGACTCTTctgaatatattatatctttttTCCCCGGTCGCTTAATATTAGGACTCTCAGGCATAAAACTATCGCCGTCGTTATTTGAGATCacctgtgaaataaaaattttattttaagtgtcATATTATCTGTGTGACTGCTAGGTTTCTACTATATGGTAGGAgaaaatgtaatattatatatcaaCACGCTAAAGTATGAATTgcttattaaaattattcatagattagattagattagatttatttatttgctttcatgtacatttacattaattgatggtgggtgcttaaagctaaatataagcagtacatgagaccctgtcagggtattgcaaatacaattttaggtacttacaataaaaataggattaaaattattaaattattattactacatattaaatattatacatttgcatgcttatacatatctcactagaagtacaaaatatggtaaaGGGGTCACTGAAATGTACAAATAACTATATATACAATTAACTGAGATTAATGCAAAACTTTTGCAGAATTTTCCAGGAaatcttaaatttaaattgaacCTCAAAATTAAAAGGTTTGGAGAGTCATTAGTTATTtacgtgtaggtatataatatatgtgATAGAGGGAAGTCGAGGAGTGGTAAAACCAAGAATAGATTTTATAGAGCAGGCCAAGAAGAATGTTGGGGTTAGATGATAGATCATTAATGTATAGAGAAGCAAAAGAGATAGCCAGATGGAAATATTGAGAAGAGCACAGCTcttaaattaatgatgtcttACCTTAGCAGCACCTTCGAATTTGTCTCTCAGACGTTCCCCTACTTCTCTAAAGGTGGGCATTCTCCACCAGCAAGTCCGAAGAGTGCAAGAGCCTGACAGCCCGTGACATTTACACTCCACTTTCATATTATTCCTAATTGCCTGAAAACAAAACAGTAGCTTAATATTTCAGAAAATTCATGTATTATTTTGCCGATATTAGCTATAACGTGGTCTTACGTGGTTCTGTTTCATTATGATTATCATTTATTTCAATATGGTTGGTATAATAATCTACTTGCTATGTAATATTATTTAGCACTAGCGATACCTACAAAAATATTGAATCAAAATTCTATATAAATCAGCAAAGTAATCGGTAATCGCAGTGTGGGATGGTCACCAGCGAGATGGACTGAGAACTTCAAGAAGGCGAAAAGCGAGTGAATGAGGTAGTTGCCATATGCTGTCGAAAAGGCCTTTGTCTGGCAGAAGacattcaaggggcggatcaacaaattcctcaacgcattggcggtttctctggtgctgcaaatgagCGACGGTGACCCGTCTGCTCATTTGCTCactatttttatatacataaaaaaGACGCATGCAGGCTGGTAACAAATTTACTAAAGTTCAAAATTTTTACTGACCAACCTCCCAGCGTTATGATTATGCAGCTTTATCAGGGTTTTGATATCACTCCTCTTCCTGTATCTACTGTCCATGAACTCCCTGGACTTCTGCAGGCCAAAGCGGACGTTGTCGCTACAGCCGCCCCACTGCCACTGATCTGTCTGCGCTAGAGACGGAGGCTGGGGCACTTGCGTTCTCCCGCGACGAGGTTTGGGAACGCCCTGATGGAAGGATGAAAGAATTAGCTGGTTTGTATAACTTAGAGGTTTATTATAAGGAATGaatatcatcatgatgaacttgcTCCCTGCTACCGAGTTTCCTCTCaacatgagaagggtttaggccatagtcagcCACTTTGATCCAGTGTGGATtagcggacttcacacaccttgcctgagagttctccacaatgttctcaaaggtgtgtgaagtgtaccaatccgcacatggccagcctggtagactgtggccaaaactcttctgtctcagaggagacccgtactctgtagtgacctggcgatgggttaatcatgatgatgatgacacacctttgagaacgttatggataactttcaggcgtgcaggtttcagGCTTTTTTTAGAGATTATATACAAGCAATTAATGAGCACAATTTTTCACGGTACGAAAAGTTTCGTACCCACCTTTTCACATGAGCATTCCAGTAGCGAGCCTGCTGTACACGCCCTGGTGATGGCGTACGTGACACCGGCCGCGGTGATCGCGTTCACGAACCCTGTTTCCCTTGTATCTGAAACAAATGCCAGTATTTACACATAAGTACATACATTCAACACACCAAGCtcaaacagtttaaccaatttgaaATCATTTTAATTCCAAATGGATGTAAGCAGAGTAAAGGTTTTGGcgttaaaaaacataaattaattcGAACGATCTTACTCCATAGGATTTGTTTTTGACTGAGAAGGAGGGAATaagaacaaaaattaaaaaataaacaaaatccaTAGTTCGGAATTGCTGATCAGCAGCAAGCCACTAAAATATACGGAATCGATGAAATATGTACTGCTAATCCAACTAAACAATTGCACCGACATGTAACAGAACGTAACgtctaaaggttcgtacgcacctgagcggcgcggcgcggcgcttcagtgagcttcacgtcg
The DNA window shown above is from Maniola hyperantus chromosome 1, iAphHyp1.2, whole genome shotgun sequence and carries:
- the Wnt6 gene encoding protein Wnt-6, translated to MRPVLIAACLLLLAPITDSWWASGSAVILDPRMVCKKNRRTRGRLAQICRNETGLLKEISRGVTLGATECAHQFKHRRWNCTTQRRSMRKILMRDTRETGFVNAITAAGVTYAITRACTAGSLLECSCEKGVPKPRRGRTQVPQPPSLAQTDQWQWGGCSDNVRFGLQKSREFMDSRYRKRSDIKTLIKLHNHNAGRLAIRNNMKVECKCHGLSGSCTLRTCWWRMPTFREVGERLRDKFEGAAKVISNNDGDSFMPESPNIKRPGKKDIIYSEESPDFCSPNMKTGSLGTEGRQCNISSAGTDSCDQLCCRRGYIQTSIKEAENCNCQFKWCCEVICKTCYVKRDIQTCL